The Micromonospora sp. NBC_00421 DNA window GCCAGCTGCGCGGCTGTCCGCAACCCCTCGGCGTGCTCCAACCGCTGCGCCTCGGTCTTCAGCTCGTCGTCCTCGCCGGGCTGCGGGTCGACCCGGGTGATCTCGTCCAGGCCCAGCCGCAGCAGGTCGGCCTCCTGGTGCCGGGCCCGGGCGTTGCTGCGCCGGTCGGCCAGGTCGTCGACCACCTGCCGCCACCGCCCGTACGCCTCCCGCAGCGCGTCGACGAGCTTCTCGTGCCCGGGGCCGGCGAACCGGTCCAGCGCGGCCCGCTGCTCGGCCGGGCGGAGCAACCGCAACTGGTCGGACTGACCGTGCACCGCCACCACCTGCTCGCCGACCTCGCCGAGCATCGACACCGGCATGCTCCGGCCGCCCAGGTGCGCCCGGGACCGCCCCTCCACGGTCACCGTACGGCTCATCAGCAGCGAGCCGTCCTCGTCGGGCCCGCCACCGGCGTCCACGATCCGGGCGTGCACCACGTCGGCGACCCGGCCACCGAGCCGCAACCGCCCCTCGACGGTGGCCCGCCCCGGCGCGGCCCGCACCCGACCCGCGTCGGCCCGACCGCCGAACAGCAGGCCGAGGCCGGTCACCACCATCGTCTTGCCGGCACCGGTCTCACCGGTGATGACGTTCATCCCGCCGGCCAGCGGCAGGGTGGTGTCCTCGATGACGCCCAGTCCGGTGATCCGCAGCTCTTCCAGCACAGCACCCGACAGTAGACGCGTGCTGCGACAGTTGACCAGCCGGCACGGGCGAGCGTCGCGGCCGGGAACGATCCACCGTGCCGGCCGCCGGGGCAGCGCCGCTGGTGGGCGGCACCCGGGGCGACGACGAACACACCGCCACCGGGCGGGCTCAGCGGCGGCTGCCCCGCCAGCCCTGCACCGGCAGGTCGAACTTGGCCACCAACCGATCGGTGAACGGCCGGTCCCGCAACCGTACGACCCGCACCGGCAGGGCGCCCCGACGCACCGTCACCGTGGCGCCCGGCGGCAGGTCGTAGACGCGCCGGCCGTCACAGCAGAGCACGGCCAGGGTGGTGAACGGATCGACGGTGATGACGAACGTCGAGGTGGGCGCGGTCACCAGCGGACGGCTGAACAGCGCGTGCGCGCTGATCGGCACCAGCAGCAACGCCTCCACCTCCGGCCAGACCACCGGCCCCCCACCGGAGAACGCGTACGCGGTGGAGCCGGTGGGGGTGGCGCAGACCACGCCGTCGCAGCCGTAGCGGGACAGCGGTCGACCGTCCACGTCGACAAGCAGCTCCAGCATCTGGGCGCGCTCGCCCTTCTCGACGCTGATCTCGTTGAGCGCCCACGACTCGATGGTCGGACCACCGTCGAACTCGGCGGTGACATCGAGGGTCAGCCGTTCGTCCACTGTGTAGTTGCGCCCGACGACGTCCCGTACGGCCGTGTCGAGATCGTCGATCTCCGCCTCGGCGAGGAAACCCACCTTGCCCAGGTTGATCCCGAGCAGCGGCACCTTCGCCGGGCGGGCCAGCTCGGCGGCGCGCAGGAAGGTGCCGTCCCCGCCGAGCGCGAAGACGATCTCGGCCCCCTCGGCGGCCCGCAGCCCGGCCATCGGCACCACCCCGGGCAGGTCCAGGTCCTCGGCCTCCTCGGCCACCACCCGTACCTCGAACCCGGCCGCGATCAGGTCGGCGGCGACCGCCCGGGCGTGCTCGGTGCTCCGTCGCCGCCCGGTGTGGGTCACCAGCAACGCGGTCCGGCTCACCGGTGCCA harbors:
- a CDS encoding NAD kinase codes for the protein MSRTALLVTHTGRRRSTEHARAVAADLIAAGFEVRVVAEEAEDLDLPGVVPMAGLRAAEGAEIVFALGGDGTFLRAAELARPAKVPLLGINLGKVGFLAEAEIDDLDTAVRDVVGRNYTVDERLTLDVTAEFDGGPTIESWALNEISVEKGERAQMLELLVDVDGRPLSRYGCDGVVCATPTGSTAYAFSGGGPVVWPEVEALLLVPISAHALFSRPLVTAPTSTFVITVDPFTTLAVLCCDGRRVYDLPPGATVTVRRGALPVRVVRLRDRPFTDRLVAKFDLPVQGWRGSRR